A window of Bufo gargarizans isolate SCDJY-AF-19 chromosome 9, ASM1485885v1, whole genome shotgun sequence contains these coding sequences:
- the LOC122919845 gene encoding guanine nucleotide-binding protein-like 3-like protein → MPSISDGGTRSSLQNWASEVKVEEMKAKQKDARQKELAKRRSLDTFQNDALRRQREFEQKEADLRSLEKHEQLENENSRKAYYREFKKVVEASDVILEVLDARDPLGCRCPQVEQAVVQSGTHKKLVLVLTHQAQLSFIKGSTSTSDAAMILRNCVKIEQLIDPVGPVEAILRRCNKDQVVDGRGCRVEE, encoded by the exons atgccatcaatatcagatggcgGGACCCGCTCCTCTCTCCAGAATTGGGCCTCTGAAGTGAAG GTAGAAGAGATGAAAGCAAAGCAAAAAGATGCCCGGCAGAAAGAACTGGCGAAGAGAAGGAGCTTGGACACGTTTCAGAACGATGCACTGAGGCGGCAGAGGGAGTTTGAGCAGAAG GAGGCAGATCTGCGGAGCTTGGAGAAACACGAGCAGCTAGAGAATGAGAACTCCAGGAAAGCCTATTATCGGGAATTCAAAAAG GTGGTGGAAGCATCTGACGTTATCCTTGAAGTCCTGGATGCCCGGGATCCACTGGGTTGTCGCTGCCCACAGGTGGAGCAGGCTGTGGTGCAGAGCGGTACACACAAAAAGCTGGTCTTAGTTCTTacccaccaa gcgcagctcagctttATTAAAGGGTCTACGTCTACATCCGATGCCGCCATGATTTTGCGGAACTGTGTGAAAATTGAGCAGTTGATTGACCCAGTAGGACCGGTGGAGGCCATCCTGAGACGCTGCAATAAAGATCAGGTAGTTGATGGGAGAGGGTGTCGGGTAGAGGAATAG